In Hemibagrus wyckioides isolate EC202008001 linkage group LG21, SWU_Hwy_1.0, whole genome shotgun sequence, the following proteins share a genomic window:
- the LOC131342739 gene encoding guanylin-like — protein sequence MKTIISIALLLTTVCLVSEAVQVQDGEYFFSLESVKVLQHLMDSSSVSQQQTPRLFKTSNAAVCGNPTLPQEFIELCHQSGSSLVFSRLAAVPMDVCEICAFAACTGCL from the exons ATGAAGACCATCATTTCAATCGCTCTTCTCTTGACCACTGTCTGCCTGGTCTCTGAGGCTGTCCAAGTCCAG GATGGAGAATATTTTTTCTCACTGGAATCAGTGAAGGTCCTTCAGCACCTGATGGACAGCAGCTCTGTATCCCAGCAGCAGACTCCTCGCCTATTCAAGACTAGCAATGCTGCAGTTTGTGGAAACCCAACTCTGCCCCAGGAGTTTATAGAGCTCTGTCATCAAAGTGGATCTTCCCTGGTCTTCTCCAGGCTAG CTGCAGTGCCTATGGATGTGTGTGAAATCTGTGCTTTCGCTGCCTGTACTGGTTGCCTGTAA
- the LOC131342749 gene encoding guanylin-like: MKTIISIALLLTTLCLVSEAVQVQDGEYFFSLESVKVLQHLMDSSSVTQQQNPHLFKTSNAAVCGNPTLPQEFVELCHQSGSSLVFSRLAAVPADVCEICAFAACTGC, from the exons ATGAAGACCATCATTTCCATTGCACTTCTCTTGACCACTCTCTGCCTGGTCTCTGAGGCTGTCCAAGTCCAG GATGGAGAATATTTTTTCTCACTGGAATCAGTGAAGGTCCTTCAGCACCTGATGGACAGCAGCTCTGTCACCCAGCAGCAGAATCCTCACCTATTCAAGACTAGCAATGCTGCAGTTTGTGGCAACCCAACTCTGCCCCAGGAGTTTGTGGAGCTCTGTCATCAAAGTGGCTCTTCCCTGGTCTTCTCCAGGCTAG CTGCAGTGCCTGCTGATGTTTGTGAAATCTGTGCTTTCGCTGCCTGTACTGGTTGCTAG
- the LOC131342769 gene encoding guanylin-like — translation MKTIISIALLLSTLCLVSEAVQVQDGEYFFSLESVKVLQHLMDSSSVSQQQNPRLFKTSNAAVCGNPTLPQEFIELCHQSGSSLVFSRLAAVPMDVCELCSFAACTGCL, via the exons ATGAAGACCATCATTTCAATCGCTCTTCTCTTGTCCACTCTCTGCCTGGTCTCTGAGGCTGTCCAAGTCCAG GATGGAGAATATTTTTTCTCACTGGAATCAGTGAAGGTCCTTCAGCACCTGATGGACAGCAGCTCTGTATCCCAGCAGCAGAATCCTCGCCTATTCAAGACTAGCAATGCTGCAGTTTGTGGAAACCCAACTCTGCCCCAGGAGTTTATAGAGCTCTGTCATCAAAGTGGATCTTCCCTGGTCTTCTCCAGGCTAG CTGCAGTGCCTATGGATGTGTGTGAACTCTGTTCTTTCGCTGCCTGTACTGGTTGCCTGTAA
- the LOC131342721 gene encoding guanylin-like, protein MKTIISIALLLTTVCLVSEAVQVQDGEYFFSLESVKVLQHLMDSSSVSQQQNPRLLKTSNAAVCGNPTLPQEFIELCHQSGSSLVFSRLAAVPMDVCEICAFAACTGCL, encoded by the exons ATGAAGACCATCATTTCAATCGCTCTTCTCTTGACCACTGTCTGCCTGGTCTCTGAGGCTGTCCAAGTCCAG GATGGAGAATATTTTTTCTCACTGGAATCAGTGAAGGTCCTTCAGCACCTGATGGACAGCAGCTCTGTATCCCAGCAGCAGAATCCTCGCCTACTCAAGACTAGCAATGCTGCAGTTTGTGGAAACCCAACTCTGCCCCAGGAGTTTATAGAGCTCTGTCATCAAAGTGGATCTTCCCTGGTCTTCTCCAGGCTAG CTGCAGTGCCTATGGATGTGTGTGAAATCTGTGCTTTCGCTGCCTGTACTGGTTGCCTGTAA